The Geovibrio ferrireducens genome includes a region encoding these proteins:
- a CDS encoding SIMPL domain-containing protein — protein sequence MNGKINSGALILGIFIMLGLGILGWQLATAAIKYKSFERTVNVKGLSEREYPADIVIWPIQFSMADNSIPALYAGLEKNVDMIRSFLISNGLEESEISVSVPTINDAYANLYGGGDRPEFRYASRQAVTVYSSKVDKVREIMTKTADLGKEGLVLTGNNYDSQIEYIFTRLNEVKPQMIEEATKAAREVAQKFAEDSGSRLGKIKNASQGQFSISARDNNNPHIKSVRVVSTVEYYLSD from the coding sequence ATGAACGGAAAAATTAATTCAGGTGCGTTAATCCTCGGTATATTCATTATGCTGGGGCTCGGCATACTCGGCTGGCAGCTTGCCACGGCCGCGATAAAATACAAATCGTTCGAAAGAACAGTCAATGTAAAAGGGCTTTCCGAACGGGAATACCCTGCTGACATAGTTATATGGCCTATACAGTTCAGCATGGCAGATAACAGCATACCCGCCCTTTATGCAGGTCTTGAAAAAAATGTGGATATGATACGCAGTTTCCTCATCTCAAACGGGCTTGAGGAAAGCGAAATCAGCGTGTCAGTGCCGACAATAAATGACGCATACGCAAACCTCTATGGCGGAGGGGACAGACCGGAATTCCGCTATGCTTCCCGTCAGGCGGTTACTGTTTATTCATCAAAGGTAGACAAAGTGCGTGAAATAATGACCAAAACAGCCGACCTCGGTAAAGAGGGTCTGGTTCTCACCGGGAATAATTATGACTCGCAGATAGAATACATATTCACCCGCCTCAACGAAGTTAAGCCGCAGATGATAGAGGAAGCCACCAAGGCAGCCCGTGAAGTAGCCCAGAAATTCGCCGAGGATTCGGGCAGCAGACTGGGCAAAATCAAAAACGCTTCTCAGGGTCAGTTCAGCATAAGCGCCCGCGACAACAACAACCCGCATATAAAAAGCGTCCGTGTCGTCTCCACAGTGGAGTATTACCTCTCGGACTAA
- a CDS encoding alpha/beta hydrolase: MFRYAFPALLLFAFSAFAEPAPYSFETLKFISADGERNYRVIVGVPSSPVPDGGYPVLYALDGNAAYADFSADIQKRLIKEGAPVTVFIGYETEDRFEVDSRAYDYTPPRGDGEPFPDALNPGRKNGGAEQFLRFIENRVKPAAEKLAPLNKSGQTLWGHSYGGLFVLYVLTSSPDSFQSYASADPSLWWNSGAMLEASAVFASSRHEFTGASLLMMKSGQESRARQFDSEKREAYEARVRAVSSVPADAAKTAAYHFASLKGISVQYREYPQLSHGPLFPVSFYAALRLAQGYAD; this comes from the coding sequence ATGTTCAGATATGCTTTTCCGGCTCTGCTCCTGTTTGCTTTTTCCGCTTTTGCTGAGCCTGCTCCCTACAGCTTTGAGACTCTTAAATTCATCTCCGCGGACGGAGAAAGAAATTACCGTGTAATAGTGGGTGTCCCCTCCTCCCCTGTGCCTGATGGGGGGTATCCTGTTCTGTATGCCCTTGACGGTAATGCTGCTTATGCGGATTTCAGTGCTGATATTCAGAAGAGGCTCATAAAAGAGGGTGCGCCTGTGACGGTCTTTATCGGTTATGAAACCGAGGATCGGTTTGAGGTGGATTCCAGAGCATATGACTATACTCCGCCCCGCGGAGATGGAGAGCCCTTTCCTGATGCACTCAATCCCGGACGGAAAAACGGCGGTGCGGAACAGTTTCTGAGATTTATAGAGAACAGAGTTAAGCCCGCAGCGGAGAAACTCGCGCCTCTGAATAAATCCGGGCAGACACTTTGGGGGCATTCATACGGAGGTCTGTTTGTGCTTTATGTGCTTACCTCGTCTCCGGACAGCTTTCAGTCATACGCATCCGCCGACCCTTCGCTCTGGTGGAACAGCGGAGCCATGCTTGAGGCTTCTGCGGTCTTTGCCTCATCCAGGCATGAGTTTACGGGCGCGTCACTCCTTATGATGAAGAGCGGGCAGGAGAGCAGGGCAAGGCAGTTTGACAGTGAAAAGCGCGAAGCATACGAAGCGAGAGTCAGGGCAGTGAGTTCTGTTCCTGCGGATGCGGCAAAGACGGCGGCTTACCATTTTGCATCATTAAAAGGTATTTCTGTACAGTACAGAGAGTACCCGCAGCTTTCCCACGGGCCTCTGTTTCCTGTATCATTTTATGCCGCGCTGAGGCTTGCTCAGGGGTATGCGGATTAG
- a CDS encoding molybdopterin-dependent oxidoreductase: GCGGSGSGGKTYMEEDEDNRPTPPSITETTIMGGTPHNCGGRCVSKYYVKDGVVKRITTDERGDKAISAGDTPEYRSCVRCRSRKQWFYRNDRILYPLKQTGERGDINGFVRISWEQAFTEIAAKMQNVIGRYGSKGIHSIYSSGDQTGWARNSLHRLLNILGGYTWYYGTYSYPALLHVASMVEGKSQGTPQGNAIQDALRSDRIVLWSANPHEMINFTNAGYYFTQIKDAGIPCTVIDPRVSKSAAVMADDYVNIMPGTDAALVLAMLYHLLKNHLGSLDITFIRDHLYGFFDTGNSFVTGRVANAAYNVPAGGSLSAFIMGDENDLVVAGLNSATSIYPDTIGYEVNSTDELYGKTVSIWGQRAKTPEWAEKITGIPAAKIRELAEMYLNDYVNTFIIGGYQRHTESEQAVWITRVLSVVTKNFGATGRGLGMPVNNTSAAVPSQLLSNSNGVSLTDLYDLSKVTSTAWLPTSQRYNMPVFVIPDAVDNAGTGKSKWNDGQVKAIHEGFGKIIFNPGGNIMVNQSGDVNYNWEIFTDKTKCEMIVNMENFMTATALISDYILPATMQGEKPGALSTSDGVLRVNKVHNIPGEVMDEYSIIAGIADKLGVKTQYLDGYPEGQEGMEARIKAGWEAANLTATYGMTYDEWVEQGIATLQEQVNSSNYKISFSAFRTDPNANPVATASGKFEAYCGNMIEDYEARHHNNIDSVTTDPGGQDTLYGTGEIYTAGHGSSDARRFVYPIPMYIPLVEGRHAVDTVEPSNELAHDDPLGLNAKGYDFTLHTWHLMYRSHSTLNNIAYLNECYKQDAEGNAAFLDPERAWTDGVWDDNVYEPLWINPADAVKKGIMHGDRLLVSNDRGKMYVSAVVTQRVPEKIAYIGQGAWFKKNSSGIDVGGCANTVVTARPSRICKGMTSANDTRVKIEKA, translated from the coding sequence ACGGCTGCGGCGGTTCAGGAAGCGGCGGCAAAACTTATATGGAAGAGGATGAGGATAATCGTCCGACACCTCCTTCCATTACTGAAACCACAATCATGGGCGGAACTCCCCACAACTGCGGCGGCCGCTGCGTGAGCAAATACTACGTTAAAGACGGAGTAGTAAAAAGAATCACCACTGACGAAAGAGGCGACAAGGCTATCAGCGCCGGAGATACCCCCGAATACCGTTCATGCGTACGCTGCCGTTCACGTAAGCAGTGGTTCTACCGTAATGACCGTATCCTTTACCCTCTGAAACAGACAGGTGAAAGGGGCGACATCAACGGCTTCGTGAGAATCTCATGGGAACAGGCTTTCACTGAAATCGCAGCTAAAATGCAGAATGTTATTGGGAGATACGGTTCAAAAGGCATACATTCGATCTATTCTTCCGGAGACCAGACAGGCTGGGCGAGAAACTCTCTTCACAGGCTTCTGAACATTCTCGGCGGCTACACATGGTATTACGGAACATACAGCTATCCGGCTCTGCTTCATGTAGCTTCAATGGTTGAGGGCAAATCACAGGGCACTCCGCAGGGTAATGCGATTCAGGATGCTCTCAGATCTGACAGGATTGTTCTCTGGTCTGCTAATCCCCATGAAATGATCAACTTTACCAACGCGGGCTATTACTTTACCCAGATAAAAGATGCAGGCATCCCCTGCACAGTTATTGACCCCCGCGTTTCAAAATCTGCTGCTGTAATGGCTGATGACTACGTGAATATAATGCCCGGTACAGATGCGGCTCTTGTTCTTGCTATGCTTTATCACCTGCTTAAAAACCATTTAGGCTCGCTGGATATAACATTTATCAGAGATCATCTTTACGGTTTCTTTGACACGGGCAACTCATTTGTTACGGGTCGTGTGGCGAATGCTGCTTACAACGTTCCCGCTGGCGGTTCACTTTCTGCCTTCATAATGGGAGATGAAAATGATCTTGTTGTTGCAGGACTTAACAGTGCAACATCAATCTATCCAGATACTATCGGCTATGAAGTCAACTCCACTGACGAGCTTTACGGCAAAACCGTAAGCATATGGGGACAGAGAGCCAAAACCCCCGAATGGGCGGAGAAAATAACAGGTATTCCCGCAGCAAAAATACGTGAGCTTGCTGAAATGTACCTGAATGACTATGTAAACACATTCATCATCGGAGGATACCAGAGGCATACGGAATCAGAACAGGCGGTATGGATTACCCGTGTACTTTCTGTGGTGACAAAGAACTTCGGTGCAACAGGCAGAGGTCTGGGCATGCCCGTGAATAACACATCCGCAGCCGTTCCCAGCCAGCTTTTGAGCAACTCTAACGGAGTTTCTCTGACAGATCTTTACGATCTCTCTAAAGTTACATCAACAGCGTGGCTGCCCACTTCTCAGAGATATAACATGCCTGTGTTTGTGATTCCTGATGCTGTCGACAATGCCGGAACAGGGAAATCCAAATGGAACGACGGACAGGTTAAGGCAATTCATGAAGGTTTCGGTAAAATAATTTTCAACCCCGGCGGCAATATTATGGTTAACCAGTCCGGTGATGTTAATTACAACTGGGAAATATTTACTGACAAAACCAAGTGCGAAATGATTGTCAACATGGAAAACTTTATGACAGCAACCGCCTTGATTTCAGATTACATTCTGCCTGCTACAATGCAGGGAGAAAAGCCCGGAGCGCTGAGTACCAGTGACGGCGTTCTTCGTGTTAACAAGGTTCATAACATTCCCGGTGAAGTTATGGACGAGTACTCTATCATTGCCGGAATAGCCGACAAACTTGGTGTGAAGACGCAGTATCTCGACGGTTATCCCGAAGGCCAGGAAGGCATGGAAGCAAGGATAAAAGCCGGCTGGGAAGCTGCCAACCTTACCGCAACATATGGCATGACCTATGACGAATGGGTTGAACAGGGGATCGCAACACTTCAAGAACAGGTCAACTCATCAAACTACAAGATCAGTTTCTCTGCTTTCAGAACTGACCCGAACGCGAACCCTGTCGCTACCGCTTCAGGTAAATTCGAAGCATATTGCGGAAACATGATTGAGGACTACGAAGCAAGACACCACAATAACATTGACAGCGTTACAACAGATCCCGGCGGTCAGGATACACTTTACGGCACAGGTGAAATTTACACTGCAGGTCACGGAAGCAGTGATGCAAGGCGATTTGTTTATCCCATTCCCATGTATATACCCCTTGTGGAAGGCAGACATGCGGTTGATACTGTGGAACCTTCAAATGAGCTTGCTCATGATGATCCTCTCGGTCTGAATGCCAAAGGCTACGATTTTACACTTCACACATGGCACCTTATGTACAGGTCTCACTCCACACTGAACAACATCGCGTATTTGAACGAATGCTATAAACAGGATGCGGAGGGCAACGCAGCTTTCCTTGATCCGGAACGTGCATGGACAGACGGCGTGTGGGATGACAACGTATATGAACCCCTTTGGATTAACCCTGCTGATGCTGTGAAGAAAGGCATTATGCACGGTGACAGACTCCTTGTGAGCAACGACAGAGGCAAAATGTATGTTTCTGCTGTTGTTACTCAGAGAGTTCCGGAAAAGATTGCATATATCGGTCAGGGTGCATGGTTTAAGAAAAACTCATCCGGAATAGATGTCGGCGGCTGCGCAAACACAGTTGTTACTGCAAGACCGTCCAGAATATGCAAAGGCATGACTTCTGCAAATGACACTCGTGTCAAAATCGAAAAGGCGTAG
- a CDS encoding HAD family hydrolase, with translation MAKKTVTMAIAYDFDGTLAPGNMQEYDFVPKVGMTTADFWKETSAETEKHNADRILIYMKQMLDKAQAARVSVRREDFVTYGRSVRLFAGVTDWFRRINDYGKSRNITVEHYIISSGIKEMIEGTPIAGEFKAIYASSFVYDHNGVAVWPALAVNYTTKTQFLFRINKGVLNVYDDHKVNEYLPQDERPVPFENMVFVGDGETDIPCFRLVKELNGHSIAVFPPKKKGAKTKTDKLIAEGRVNFACAADYSEGSAIEGAIKAVIDKIAADSALKTLGKIP, from the coding sequence ATGGCGAAAAAGACAGTAACAATGGCGATAGCCTATGACTTTGACGGAACCCTCGCTCCGGGAAATATGCAGGAGTATGACTTTGTTCCGAAGGTGGGCATGACCACGGCTGATTTCTGGAAGGAAACCTCCGCGGAAACCGAAAAGCACAATGCAGACAGAATACTCATATACATGAAACAGATGCTGGACAAGGCACAGGCGGCGCGGGTTTCAGTCCGGAGGGAAGACTTTGTGACCTACGGCAGATCTGTACGCCTTTTTGCAGGGGTAACAGACTGGTTCCGGCGGATAAACGATTACGGCAAATCAAGAAACATCACTGTTGAGCATTACATAATCTCCTCCGGCATCAAGGAGATGATTGAGGGAACACCCATAGCGGGTGAATTTAAGGCGATATATGCCTCCTCCTTTGTTTACGACCATAACGGAGTCGCCGTCTGGCCTGCGCTGGCGGTGAATTACACCACGAAAACCCAGTTCCTCTTCCGCATAAACAAAGGCGTTCTGAACGTTTATGATGATCATAAGGTCAACGAATATCTGCCGCAGGATGAACGACCTGTCCCCTTTGAAAACATGGTCTTTGTGGGTGACGGAGAGACCGATATTCCCTGCTTCCGCCTCGTTAAGGAGCTGAACGGACACTCCATAGCTGTCTTCCCTCCCAAGAAAAAGGGAGCCAAAACCAAAACGGACAAGCTTATAGCGGAGGGGAGGGTTAACTTTGCCTGCGCGGCGGACTACTCCGAAGGCTCAGCCATTGAAGGAGCGATCAAGGCTGTGATTGATAAAATAGCTGCTGACTCCGCCCTGAAAACACTGGGAAAAATACCGTGA
- a CDS encoding DMT family transporter codes for MKYHLYLASAMFIVGSSITAGRFIAVNTPVNLSMFLRFAVGSAALYLFMLLRKERPASLSAENVFLICLQALLGSVLFNVFLLRGLKTVSAVASGIISGFTPVMITVLAFVLLREKADKMKIAAACTATAGIIVANTESGRLEADSAGLLFVFAAVLCESLFLIMRRLIRTNIPTVSLSLYLSIAGMFFFAFPAAKEIAPLTLKEYAVIGYYGIFITAAAYLLWLEGIKHVQASAASAYTAVMPVSAVLTSVLFLGEPLFFRHLAGLALVSAAIILTGKKR; via the coding sequence GTGAAATATCATCTTTACCTTGCTTCGGCTATGTTTATTGTCGGCAGTTCGATCACAGCCGGCAGATTCATTGCAGTAAACACACCTGTAAACCTGTCTATGTTTCTCCGCTTTGCAGTGGGGAGCGCAGCCCTTTATCTTTTTATGCTCCTCAGAAAAGAGCGCCCCGCCAGCCTGTCTGCGGAAAATGTATTTCTGATTTGTCTGCAGGCTCTTCTGGGCTCAGTCTTATTCAATGTCTTTCTTCTCAGAGGGCTTAAGACTGTTTCTGCTGTTGCTTCGGGCATAATCTCCGGCTTTACGCCTGTTATGATTACAGTATTGGCCTTCGTTCTGCTCAGGGAGAAAGCGGACAAAATGAAAATCGCCGCCGCATGTACAGCAACGGCAGGGATAATAGTGGCTAATACAGAATCGGGAAGACTTGAGGCTGATTCAGCAGGGCTGCTCTTCGTCTTTGCGGCCGTGCTTTGCGAGTCCCTTTTCCTGATAATGCGGCGACTTATCAGAACAAATATTCCCACTGTTTCCCTGTCACTTTATCTGTCAATTGCAGGAATGTTTTTCTTCGCATTTCCCGCCGCAAAGGAAATAGCTCCGCTCACACTGAAAGAGTACGCAGTAATAGGGTATTACGGAATTTTCATTACTGCTGCCGCATATTTGCTCTGGCTGGAGGGGATAAAGCATGTTCAGGCATCCGCAGCGTCAGCATATACCGCTGTAATGCCTGTCAGCGCGGTATTAACAAGTGTTCTTTTTCTTGGGGAACCGCTCTTTTTCAGGCATCTCGCAGGTTTGGCTCTCGTGTCAGCCGCCATAATCCTGACAGGGAAAAAGCGATAA
- the ilvA gene encoding threonine ammonia-lyase produces MLYEINESYGRIKNYIKHLPLYYSNNFSEITGADIYFKLENLQRTGSFKIRGALNCILKNIDKCREGVIAASAGNHAQGVAFSAKSLGLKAVIVMPEFTPMVKVNNTCGHGAEVILHGRSFEDAYKHAVSLAQERKLRFIHPFDDADVIAGQGTVAYEILNEKSDIDQIVVPVGGGGLISGIAEYVKNTRPDIKIIGVQAEEAAGMVSSLSEGRVVSLASSLTFAEGIAVKKVGDLTFRCCQNCVDEMITVSENEIALAVLEYIERAKLVVEGAGAAPLAALLAGKLDVAGKKTVLVVSGGNIDVTTINRIISRGMTATGRFMTVSIILPDVPGALTALSGEISRLSANIHEIVHIRNDHNIPLSRSRVNISLETRGFEHIEQIMERLGSLYEVTRLV; encoded by the coding sequence ATGCTGTATGAAATAAACGAGTCCTACGGACGAATCAAAAACTATATCAAACATCTGCCCCTGTATTACTCCAACAATTTCTCTGAGATAACGGGAGCAGACATCTACTTTAAGCTGGAAAATCTCCAGCGTACCGGTTCATTCAAAATACGCGGCGCGCTCAACTGTATCCTGAAAAACATCGATAAGTGCAGAGAAGGCGTAATAGCCGCTTCTGCCGGAAACCATGCGCAGGGCGTGGCATTCAGTGCGAAAAGCCTTGGGCTTAAAGCTGTTATAGTAATGCCTGAGTTCACCCCGATGGTTAAGGTGAACAATACCTGCGGACACGGTGCGGAGGTTATTCTCCACGGCCGCTCGTTTGAGGATGCATACAAACATGCCGTCAGCCTTGCGCAGGAAAGAAAGCTCCGGTTTATCCACCCATTTGACGATGCAGACGTAATAGCCGGGCAGGGCACGGTTGCCTACGAAATACTCAATGAAAAGAGCGACATAGACCAGATAGTCGTACCTGTGGGCGGCGGCGGTCTGATTTCGGGAATCGCCGAATATGTCAAAAATACCCGTCCGGATATAAAAATCATCGGTGTTCAGGCGGAGGAGGCGGCCGGAATGGTCAGCAGCCTTTCCGAAGGGCGTGTGGTTAGCCTTGCCTCATCCTTGACATTCGCAGAAGGCATAGCGGTCAAAAAGGTGGGGGATCTCACCTTCCGCTGCTGTCAGAACTGTGTGGATGAGATGATAACAGTATCTGAAAACGAAATCGCCCTTGCGGTGCTGGAATACATAGAGAGAGCCAAACTTGTGGTGGAGGGAGCCGGTGCTGCGCCTCTGGCGGCGCTTCTGGCGGGCAAGCTTGATGTTGCGGGGAAAAAGACAGTGCTTGTGGTCTCCGGCGGCAATATTGACGTAACCACGATAAACCGCATAATAAGCCGCGGCATGACAGCCACCGGACGCTTCATGACAGTCTCCATAATCCTTCCTGATGTTCCCGGCGCGCTCACCGCGCTCTCAGGGGAGATAAGCCGCCTCAGCGCGAACATCCACGAAATAGTCCACATCCGCAACGACCACAACATCCCCCTCAGCCGCAGCAGGGTGAATATATCCCTCGAAACGCGCGGCTTTGAACACATTGAACAGATAATGGAACGCCTCGGCTCGCTTTATGAGGTTACAAGGCTGGTTTAG
- a CDS encoding adenylosuccinate synthase: MSCTVVLGAQWGDEGKGKIVDILTEKADVVARYSGGHNAGHTVVIGGVKYVLHLIPSGIMHGEKINIIGNGVVIDPKALLDEMNDLKRQGVTFGKGFYISKRAHVIFPFHGIIDRLREEIKGSKKIGTTGRGIGPTYAEKAARNGIRICDLFDKEVFREKLEQNVKEANFLLEQKYSSDKLDVDAIYEEYLGYAEQMRPFIAETEYLINDLYNSGKKVMMEGAQGSLLDVDFGTYPFVTSSSSTAGGACTGTGLSPAKINRIVGVLKAYTTRVGGGPFPTELFDEDGERLRKVGNEYGATTGRPRRCGWQDLVAVKYGVIVNGITHIALTKLDVFTGMPKLKICVGYKINGEVTTVFPPEIKNLETCEPVYEVFDGWDEDISKIQNYDELPKNAKTYLDFIKNFLGINYCLVSVGTDRKETMLLEDVF; the protein is encoded by the coding sequence ATGAGCTGTACTGTAGTTCTCGGCGCCCAGTGGGGCGATGAAGGGAAAGGTAAAATTGTCGATATTCTCACGGAGAAGGCGGATGTGGTTGCCCGCTATTCCGGCGGACACAACGCAGGCCACACAGTGGTGATCGGCGGCGTTAAATATGTCCTTCACCTTATCCCCTCAGGCATTATGCACGGAGAAAAAATTAACATCATCGGCAACGGTGTTGTGATAGATCCCAAGGCGCTCCTTGACGAAATGAACGACCTGAAAAGACAGGGCGTCACCTTCGGCAAAGGCTTTTACATAAGCAAAAGAGCCCATGTTATCTTCCCCTTTCACGGCATTATTGACCGCCTCAGGGAAGAGATCAAGGGGAGCAAAAAGATAGGCACAACAGGCAGGGGAATAGGCCCCACATACGCTGAAAAAGCCGCAAGAAACGGCATCCGCATCTGCGACCTTTTCGATAAAGAAGTCTTCCGCGAAAAGCTGGAGCAGAACGTTAAGGAGGCCAACTTCCTCCTTGAACAGAAATACAGCTCCGATAAGCTGGATGTGGACGCTATATATGAGGAGTACCTCGGCTATGCGGAGCAGATGCGCCCCTTTATAGCTGAAACGGAATACCTTATAAACGACCTGTACAACTCAGGCAAAAAAGTGATGATGGAAGGCGCTCAGGGCTCACTCCTTGACGTTGACTTCGGAACTTACCCCTTTGTCACCTCCAGCAGTTCCACTGCGGGCGGCGCATGCACAGGAACCGGACTCTCACCTGCAAAAATAAACAGGATAGTCGGCGTTCTCAAGGCATACACCACAAGAGTGGGCGGCGGCCCCTTCCCCACTGAGCTTTTCGATGAAGACGGCGAAAGACTCCGCAAAGTGGGCAACGAATACGGCGCAACCACAGGCAGACCCCGCAGATGCGGCTGGCAGGATCTTGTGGCAGTGAAATACGGCGTAATTGTAAACGGCATAACCCACATAGCCCTCACCAAGCTTGACGTGTTCACCGGAATGCCCAAGCTGAAAATTTGCGTCGGCTATAAAATAAACGGAGAAGTGACAACGGTCTTCCCGCCTGAAATCAAAAACCTTGAGACATGCGAACCTGTTTACGAAGTTTTTGACGGCTGGGATGAGGACATCTCCAAAATCCAGAACTATGATGAACTCCCCAAAAACGCTAAAACGTATCTGGACTTCATCAAAAACTTCCTCGGCATTAACTACTGCCTCGTATCAGTCGGTACGGACAGGAAGGAAACCATGCTTCTTGAGGACGTGTTTTAA
- a CDS encoding 4Fe-4S dicluster domain-containing protein yields the protein MAKQMAFYFDQNRCMGCHACVVACKDWNDVKPGKASWRKLNVKESGAFPDVKVFNLVLSCNHCANPACTAACPVGAIYKRKEDGIVIVDRDKCQNIRSCAVACPYGAPQFGDDKSEPVKKASWAVKHPVQKCTFCWDRLDDGLAPSCVAACPQRALDFGTVEEISAKYPTAQRTAVGMPDSTKDSNGNTLTSGDTVPSIFFKPKN from the coding sequence ATGGCTAAACAGATGGCATTTTACTTTGACCAGAACAGATGCATGGGCTGCCACGCCTGCGTTGTAGCATGCAAAGACTGGAATGACGTTAAACCCGGCAAGGCAAGCTGGAGAAAACTGAATGTTAAGGAAAGCGGTGCTTTCCCTGATGTTAAGGTTTTCAACCTTGTACTTTCCTGCAACCACTGCGCAAACCCTGCATGCACGGCAGCCTGCCCCGTGGGAGCGATTTATAAAAGAAAAGAGGACGGCATAGTAATAGTAGACCGTGACAAATGCCAGAACATCCGTTCCTGCGCAGTTGCATGCCCCTACGGTGCTCCTCAGTTCGGCGATGATAAATCCGAACCTGTTAAGAAGGCAAGCTGGGCGGTTAAACACCCTGTACAGAAATGTACCTTCTGCTGGGACAGGCTTGATGACGGCCTTGCGCCTTCATGTGTTGCAGCCTGCCCTCAGAGAGCCCTTGACTTCGGCACAGTTGAAGAGATCAGCGCGAAATATCCCACAGCACAGAGAACTGCTGTAGGTATGCCCGACTCAACTAAAGACTCCAACGGTAATACTCTTACCTCCGGAGACACAGTACCCTCAATTTTCTTTAAACCGAAAAACTAG
- a CDS encoding AraC family transcriptional regulator has protein sequence MEKADVLFTKAVSHYGSIDIMSARMINTHFSKHFHEGFGVGVVTSGALSFSYRGECLTAGKGLVNTVNPDEPHDGSPAHGREWSYRMLYFSEQVFRNAFQDISSLIKTPYIINGVIEDRDLASKILYFTELSADPVSSALELDSSLCMLLASLIAHTDKKPHRIMNYRLGSRLRTVKELINDRISENLTGQELADAAGLSLFHFIRSFKADTGLTPHEYSAIRKAQHARRLITEGLTPAQAASEAGYADQSHMIKRFRRFFGITPKSFQQQRTISLGK, from the coding sequence ATGGAAAAGGCAGACGTACTGTTCACAAAAGCAGTAAGCCATTACGGCAGTATAGATATAATGAGTGCCCGGATGATAAACACTCATTTCTCGAAGCATTTTCACGAGGGCTTCGGAGTGGGTGTAGTCACCTCCGGTGCGCTCTCATTCAGCTACAGAGGGGAATGCCTGACTGCCGGAAAAGGGCTTGTGAATACGGTAAACCCTGATGAACCTCACGACGGCAGCCCTGCTCACGGCCGGGAATGGTCATACAGGATGCTTTATTTCAGCGAGCAGGTATTCAGAAACGCCTTTCAGGACATATCATCTCTAATAAAAACACCCTACATAATAAACGGAGTGATTGAGGACAGAGACCTTGCCTCAAAAATACTTTATTTCACGGAACTCTCAGCCGACCCGGTAAGCAGTGCGCTGGAGCTGGATTCTTCCCTGTGTATGCTTCTGGCATCCTTAATCGCCCATACGGATAAAAAACCCCATAGGATAATGAACTACCGTCTGGGCAGCAGGCTTCGCACAGTAAAAGAACTAATCAATGACCGTATATCAGAAAATTTAACCGGACAGGAACTGGCGGATGCGGCAGGGCTGAGCCTGTTTCATTTCATACGCTCATTCAAAGCGGACACCGGACTGACACCGCATGAATATTCCGCAATCAGAAAAGCACAGCATGCAAGAAGGCTCATCACGGAGGGGCTCACTCCGGCTCAGGCCGCAAGCGAAGCGGGGTATGCGGATCAAAGCCACATGATAAAAAGGTTCCGCCGCTTCTTCGGCATCACTCCTAAGTCATTTCAGCAACAGCGTACTATAAGTTTAGGGAAATAA